In one Alosa alosa isolate M-15738 ecotype Scorff River chromosome 14, AALO_Geno_1.1, whole genome shotgun sequence genomic region, the following are encoded:
- the LOC125307492 gene encoding protein BTG3-like translates to MKREIAAVVFFLKRLIKKTGKVESEKVELFVERLMIALHDKYKGHWYNESPSKGQAFRCIRINSAQREDPDLMLACVKSGVQYADLGLPRELTLWIDPGEVVCRYGEKKPACTIASFSGDESANEVDVTKKVITAVENIIASHHCSSSSDREGGGRGQGHTNIPINTRRSFQLAKICAPSRLRQPFSGPIYNESVVKLNSL, encoded by the coding sequence ATGAAGAGAGAAATTGCAGCAGTTGTGTTCTTTCTGAAGAGACTGATAAAGAAAACGGGAAAAGTGGAGTCAGAGAAAGTTGAGCTATTTGTGGAACGGCTCATGATAGCATTGCATGACAAGTACAAGGGCCATTGGTACAATGAGAGCCCCAGCAAAGGTCAGGCGTTCAGGTGTATCAGGATAAACAGCGCACAGAGAGAGGACCCGGACCTGATGCTGGCTTGTGTGAAGAGCGGTGTACAGTACGCTGACCTGGGCCTGCCGCGCGAACTCACCTTATGGATAGACCCAGGTGAAGTGGTGTGCCGATACGGTGAGAAGAAACCCGCTTGCACAATTGCCAGCTTCTCCGGAGACGAGAGCGCAAACGAAGTGGACGTGACAAAAAAGGTGATTACCGCTGTAGAGAACATTATCGCCAGTCATCACTGTAGCTCCTCATCTGACAGAGAAGGCGGTGGCAGGGGACAGGGGCATACTAACATTCCCATCAACACTCGTCGCTCTTTCCAACTGGCTAAAATTTGCGCTCCTTCCCGGTTAAGACAGCCTTTTTCTGGACCAATCTACAACGAGTCCGTTGTCAAATTAAATTCTCTCTGA